In Sphingobacterium sp. PCS056, the following proteins share a genomic window:
- a CDS encoding ribonuclease HII, translating to MLLSYFQDELIEAGCDEAGRGCLAGPVFAAAVIFPKDYHHELLNDSKQLSAKKRMQLRSIIEQEAIAYAVASVSAEEIDRINIHNASYVAMHRALDQLKLKAEYILVDGNKFIPYQQVPHNCIVKGDGKYLSIAAASILAKTYRDDYMDYIAKDYPEYDWLNNKGYPTVKHRSAVLLRGITPHHRKTFRITDPQLKLF from the coding sequence ATGCTATTATCGTACTTTCAAGATGAACTTATAGAAGCGGGTTGTGATGAAGCAGGGAGAGGCTGTCTAGCAGGACCCGTCTTTGCTGCCGCAGTGATTTTCCCCAAAGATTATCATCATGAGCTCTTAAATGATTCCAAGCAGCTGAGTGCAAAAAAAAGAATGCAATTGCGCAGTATTATTGAACAAGAAGCAATTGCATATGCAGTAGCAAGTGTATCTGCTGAAGAAATTGATCGGATCAATATTCACAATGCATCCTATGTCGCTATGCATCGCGCATTGGATCAATTAAAATTAAAAGCCGAGTATATCTTAGTTGACGGTAATAAGTTTATCCCTTATCAGCAAGTCCCACATAATTGTATTGTCAAAGGAGACGGCAAGTATTTATCTATTGCAGCGGCATCCATCCTAGCCAAAACCTATCGTGATGATTATATGGATTATATTGCAAAGGATTATCCAGAATATGATTGGTTAAATAATAAGGGCTATCCTACAGTCAAACACAGAAGTGCAGTACTACTAAGAGGAATAACACCGCATCATAGAAAAACCTTTAGAATAACTGATCCGCAGCTCAAGCTATTCTAA
- a CDS encoding YfhO family protein has product MKNWFKENSAHLIVIAIFVALVFFYFTPVWQGQTLAQSDVVQAQGAQKEMFDYKAQDGKAPLWTNSMFGGMPTYQIWSASENNIGTYILAAVKTVFPQPIDIVLFYLLGGYFLLSVLRVRPWLAALGAIAIAFTSYNFIYIEAGHVTKAYAIAFIPPVIGAVIMCFRGSRLWGPVLLALFMALEIRVNHLQMTYYMLIALMVYVIFALVYAIRDKKVKEFFIASGLQLAAVIVAVMVNASILIPTYEYSKLSTRGHANITKVDASKEKGLDKQYAYEWSQGVGETLTFLIPNAYGGGSSGVLDEKSNVAKFLMSTFGAQGMTNVQAAEIASRMPVYWGDKPFTSGPWYFGAGVLFLFILGLVIVNNRLKWWILTTTVLILLLSFGKNFTLVSDLFFDYFPMYNKFRAVESILVIAAILIPLMAVLTLNELITKADKIEKLDKKVLYTFIGVGVICLLVAFVPDLFLSFKNKDHAQLIESLTQQVGDQNAANQWANSLIKDRSAVASADAYRSFAIVLITFLAIWFYIKKKLSANVLIIGLAVIFLFDLWSVDKRFLNDKSFMEKRLVTSQAFQEREVDQLIRMDKDLSYRVIDLTTNPFSDARASYYHKSLGGYHAAKLMRFQEILENQFNGAVNEDVLDMFNVRYVITGDEQKGQRIQRRSSAAGNAWFVDQVTFVKDNAQEMQAISSFNPSKEAFVSEEFKDKFNGQRLGVPVNASIKLTSYHPDKMVYEYSTPTEAFAVFSEVYYEKGWKAFVDGKEVPIIRADYILRALQLPGGNHKVEFIFDPESHKLGGMLTLIASIILGLGLVAAVYYSVKNDKTKKATT; this is encoded by the coding sequence ATGAAAAATTGGTTTAAAGAAAATTCAGCACATCTGATCGTTATAGCGATTTTTGTAGCGCTTGTATTCTTTTATTTTACTCCAGTGTGGCAGGGTCAGACCTTGGCACAAAGTGATGTCGTGCAAGCTCAAGGTGCACAGAAAGAAATGTTCGACTATAAAGCACAGGATGGCAAAGCACCTTTGTGGACAAATTCGATGTTTGGAGGTATGCCGACCTATCAGATTTGGTCAGCAAGTGAAAATAATATAGGAACTTATATTCTAGCGGCTGTTAAAACCGTTTTTCCACAACCCATTGATATCGTTTTATTTTATTTATTGGGTGGTTATTTCCTATTGAGTGTCTTACGTGTTCGCCCTTGGCTGGCAGCATTGGGTGCTATTGCTATTGCGTTTACTTCTTATAATTTTATTTATATCGAAGCGGGACACGTCACTAAAGCTTATGCTATCGCCTTTATTCCTCCCGTTATTGGAGCTGTGATCATGTGTTTTAGAGGAAGCCGATTATGGGGACCTGTGTTATTAGCCTTATTTATGGCTCTTGAAATTCGTGTCAACCACTTACAAATGACCTATTATATGCTTATTGCATTGATGGTGTATGTCATCTTTGCATTGGTATATGCGATTCGTGATAAAAAAGTCAAAGAATTTTTTATAGCTTCAGGTTTACAATTGGCTGCAGTGATTGTTGCGGTTATGGTGAATGCTTCTATTTTAATTCCAACCTATGAATATAGTAAATTAAGTACGCGTGGTCATGCCAATATAACTAAGGTAGATGCTTCGAAAGAAAAGGGGTTGGATAAACAATATGCTTACGAATGGAGCCAAGGTGTTGGAGAGACATTGACATTTTTAATTCCGAATGCCTATGGAGGCGGATCAAGTGGCGTCTTGGATGAAAAATCAAATGTCGCTAAATTTTTGATGTCTACTTTTGGGGCACAGGGAATGACCAACGTTCAGGCTGCGGAGATTGCTAGTCGAATGCCTGTCTATTGGGGGGATAAACCGTTTACATCTGGACCATGGTATTTTGGTGCTGGGGTATTGTTTTTATTTATCTTGGGTCTAGTGATTGTCAATAATAGATTAAAGTGGTGGATCTTGACAACAACAGTATTGATTTTATTGCTGTCTTTTGGAAAGAACTTTACTTTAGTTTCAGACTTATTCTTTGACTACTTCCCGATGTACAATAAGTTCAGGGCAGTGGAATCGATTCTGGTTATTGCAGCAATCTTGATTCCGCTAATGGCTGTATTAACATTGAATGAGCTGATCACAAAGGCAGATAAAATTGAAAAATTGGATAAGAAAGTATTATATACTTTTATCGGTGTTGGCGTGATTTGTTTACTTGTGGCCTTTGTTCCTGATTTATTTTTAAGCTTTAAAAATAAAGATCATGCGCAATTGATCGAGAGTTTGACTCAGCAAGTTGGTGATCAAAATGCTGCTAATCAATGGGCAAATAGCTTGATCAAAGATCGTTCTGCAGTAGCAAGTGCCGATGCATACCGTTCTTTTGCTATAGTTCTGATTACTTTTTTAGCGATTTGGTTTTATATTAAGAAAAAGCTTTCCGCAAATGTATTAATCATTGGACTAGCTGTTATTTTTCTTTTTGATCTATGGAGCGTTGATAAGCGTTTTTTAAACGATAAATCTTTTATGGAGAAACGTTTGGTTACAAGCCAAGCATTTCAGGAACGAGAAGTAGATCAATTGATCCGTATGGATAAAGATTTGAGTTATAGAGTGATTGATCTAACTACCAATCCATTTTCAGATGCGCGTGCGTCTTATTATCATAAATCTTTGGGAGGTTATCATGCGGCAAAATTGATGCGTTTTCAGGAGATTTTGGAAAATCAATTTAATGGAGCAGTCAATGAAGACGTATTGGATATGTTTAATGTTCGTTACGTCATTACTGGTGATGAGCAAAAGGGCCAGCGTATTCAACGCAGAAGCTCTGCTGCTGGTAATGCATGGTTTGTCGATCAGGTAACTTTCGTTAAGGACAATGCTCAGGAAATGCAAGCAATCAGCAGCTTCAATCCTTCCAAAGAAGCTTTCGTTAGCGAAGAGTTTAAAGATAAATTCAATGGTCAACGTCTGGGTGTGCCTGTAAATGCATCGATCAAATTGACATCGTATCATCCTGATAAAATGGTGTATGAGTATTCTACTCCTACTGAAGCATTTGCTGTATTCTCCGAAGTATATTATGAGAAAGGCTGGAAAGCTTTCGTTGATGGTAAAGAAGTTCCAATCATCCGTGCCGATTATATTTTGAGAGCTTTACAATTACCAGGTGGAAATCATAAAGTAGAATTTATATTTGATCCTGAATCTCATAAGCTTGGAGGTATGTTAACTTTAATTGCGTCAATAATCTTAGGCTTAGGTTTAGTTGCTGCAGTTTATTATTCTGTAAAAAACGATAAAACGAAAAAAGCAACAACCTAA